The proteins below come from a single Afipia sp. P52-10 genomic window:
- the soxX gene encoding sulfur oxidation c-type cytochrome SoxX: MLAAFTCVVKPASAEPLRPFTIDGDSIPQSLTGTKGDSGRGRAIVADRQVGLCLLCHTGPFPEQRFQGTLAPDLRGAGTRWSEGQLRLRLVDSSKVTPGTIMPAYYRIAGLTRVGAAWQDKPVLTAEQIEDVIAYLMTLKDTP; the protein is encoded by the coding sequence ATGCTGGCGGCTTTTACCTGCGTGGTGAAACCGGCATCCGCAGAGCCGCTGCGGCCGTTCACCATCGATGGCGACAGCATTCCGCAGTCGTTGACCGGTACCAAGGGCGATAGCGGACGCGGGCGCGCGATCGTCGCCGACCGCCAGGTCGGGCTTTGCCTGCTGTGCCACACGGGCCCGTTCCCGGAGCAGCGCTTCCAGGGAACGCTCGCGCCCGACCTGCGCGGTGCCGGAACGCGCTGGAGCGAAGGCCAGCTCCGGCTGCGGCTGGTCGATAGCAGCAAAGTGACCCCCGGCACGATCATGCCCGCCTACTATCGCATCGCAGGCCTGACACGGGTCGGCGCCGCATGGCAGGATAAGCCGGTGCTGACGGCGGAGCAGATCGAGGATGTGATCGCTTATCTGATGACATTGAAGGACACGCCGTGA
- a CDS encoding SoxY-related AACIE arm protein — MTRRSALAAGAGALAILVARPARATTETMQSAVRSFTAGAEMKSGRITLDIPPLVENGNSVPLALTVESPMTADDYVKTIAVFNEKNPQPNIATFHLSPRSGRAYVSTRIRLGDSQTIMAVAQMSDGSFWSGSADLVVTLPACVEN; from the coding sequence ATGACACGTCGCAGCGCGCTCGCCGCAGGCGCCGGTGCGCTGGCCATCCTGGTCGCGCGGCCGGCTCGCGCCACCACGGAGACGATGCAAAGCGCGGTCCGCAGTTTCACAGCCGGCGCGGAGATGAAGTCCGGCCGCATCACATTGGACATCCCACCGCTGGTGGAGAACGGCAACTCGGTGCCGCTCGCCCTCACCGTGGAAAGCCCGATGACCGCGGACGACTACGTCAAGACCATCGCCGTCTTCAACGAGAAGAACCCGCAGCCCAATATCGCCACCTTCCACCTGTCGCCACGCTCCGGCCGCGCCTACGTCTCGACGCGCATCCGGCTTGGCGACTCGCAGACCATCATGGCCGTGGCGCAGATGAGCGACGGATCGTTCTGGTCCGGCTCTGCCGATCTCGTCGTGACGCTCCCGGCCTGCGTGGAGAACTGA
- the soxZ gene encoding thiosulfate oxidation carrier complex protein SoxZ has product MARALINVPAKVKRGEIFEIKTLISHPMETGYRPKGDGTFYPRDIIQTFVCTLNGEEIFRADLFPAIAANPFITFTTTATEGGLLMFSWTDDRGETAMESAKLVVE; this is encoded by the coding sequence ATGGCCCGCGCCCTCATCAACGTTCCCGCCAAGGTCAAACGTGGCGAAATCTTCGAGATCAAGACGCTGATCTCGCACCCGATGGAAACCGGTTACCGGCCGAAAGGCGACGGCACGTTTTACCCGCGCGACATCATCCAAACGTTCGTCTGCACGCTGAACGGCGAGGAAATCTTCCGCGCCGACCTGTTTCCGGCGATCGCCGCCAACCCGTTCATCACCTTCACGACGACGGCGACCGAAGGCGGGCTTTTGATGTTCTCATGGACCGACGATCGCGGCGAGACCGCGATGGAGTCGGCCAAGCTCGTCGTCGAATGA